In a single window of the Drosophila albomicans strain 15112-1751.03 chromosome 3, ASM965048v2, whole genome shotgun sequence genome:
- the LOC117568696 gene encoding venom allergen 5.01-like yields the protein MKSCNRKLFAASIAIIGLLGVQSQSNVCQKIVEESAPNYCEQWGQNHVACNPKQGDIKCGKSTAELSDITDRMKWNIIRQHNTYRNMVAKGTFTLIPIAARMLKIKWDENLAYVASQAIRKCNLSIPNDLIYPTTNASKPGYNAAYNKYPESLPQDELKIASSQIKSWFNQNKYVNVQGLRTNKSAAGQEIGHFKQLVTGLNDRVGCAILKYPEGSWRIQLMICLYGCHQQDNQMTYALGKVPGDKCQCGADKKFKNLCVKTERYGDCALIKDHNLEDADLDGTTTTTAPKTTRKHKRWNNDLLDKMTEWVLGQETAKL from the exons ATGAAAAGTTGTAACCGCAAACTGTTTGCTGCATCGATTGCCATCATTGGCCTCCTCGGTGTGCAAAGTCAGTCAAATGTCTGTCAGAAGATTGTTGAAGAATCCGCACCCAATTATTGTGAACAGTGGGGTCAAAATCACGTGGCCTGCAATCCCAAA CAAGGTGACATCAAGTGTGGTAAATCGACTGCTGAGCTTTCGGACATAACGGATCGGATGAAATGGAATATAATAAGACAACACAATACGTACCGCAACATGGTGGCAAAGGGTACCTTTACGCTGATTCCAATTGCGGCACGAATGCTCAAAATCAAATGGGATGAGAATCTGGCTTATGTGGCCAGTCAGGCGATAAGAAAGTGCAATCTAAGCATACCCAATGATCTGATCTATCCAACAACGAATGCCTCAAAGCCAGGCTACAATGCAGCCTATAATAAATATCCCGAGAGCCTTCCTCAGGATGAATTGAAGATCGCAAGCTCACAGATAAAGTCTTGGTTCAATCAGAACAAATATGTTAACGTCCAGGGACTTCGCACTAATAAATCAGCAGCTGG CCAGGAGATTGGCCACTTCAAACAACTGGTGACTGGCTTGAATGATCGCGTGGGCTGCGCAATTCTCAAATATCCCGAAGGTTCGTGGCGCATTCAGTTGATGATTTGTTTATATGGCTGCCACCAGCAGGACAATCAAATGACTTATGCTTTGGGTAAAGTGCCTGGCGATAAATGTCAATGTGGTGCGGATAAAAAGTTCAAGAACTTGTGTGTCAAAACTGAACGATATGGTGACTGTGCTCTCATCAAAGATCACAATCTAGAAGATGCAGATCTGGATggaacaacaactacaactgctcCGAAAACAACGCGAAAGCACAAACGTTGGAATAATGATCTGCTTGATAAAATGACAGAGTGGGTTTTAGGTCAAGAAACTGCGAAGCTTTAA
- the LOC117570804 gene encoding leucine-rich repeat and immunoglobulin-like domain-containing nogo receptor-interacting protein 3 → MTMTRAATTKRLNFAPKFISGLLLLLLLLLDGIQTEQIDANDEEVDRFCYPAKYKNTRLSCECSNVSAAPWGMRALHIDCSYKDFKAEDLTGLLPLYIDTLDLSWNALDRAPVFTSDSLRLLNLMHNNISSIAANNFGSLTSLRELYLSWNSIQQLDAQAFQSLPHLTVLSLEHNNLHTLPSQIFSPLLVLATLELSWNRQLNQSIGQDVYTTFGINQKLQKLQLDACNLQELQLPRTAPLIELSLRRNQFERVPSQLPASLHSLDISENRLQHLQPEDTRHLSQIRQLFVEDMPQLRSIDAHSLASLHAVESMSFQNTRSLNYIDGDAFVSESGNQTLPPLKSIIFRGTLVRSFNASLSPVFSKLTELDLNGVPLHCDCKLEWLKNLDIQTNGRCLLPARVRGMLISSVRRDEFSCEKWPRWIYGIIILGLIALCAAGVYLIVMGLRPHRGVTMRRKVGAGSPYARVTIEPNRQENVH, encoded by the coding sequence ATGACGATGACAAGAGCCGCCACCACAAAAAGACTGAACTTTGCACCAAAATTCATAAGtggattgctgttgctgctgctgttgctgttggatGGCATACAAACGGAGCAAATCGATGCGAATGATGAGGAAGTGGATCGCTTCTGTTATCCCGCCAAGTATAAGAACACACGACTCTCCTGTGAGTGCAGCAATGTAAGTGCCGCACCATGGGGCATGCGTGCGTTGCACATCGATTGCAGTTACAAGGACTTCAAGGCCGAGGATCTTACGGGTCTGCTGCCACTCTACATTGATACCTTGGATCTGTCGTGGAATGCTTTGGATCGTGCTCCAGTGTTTACCAGCGATAGTCTGCGTCTGCTCAACTTGatgcacaacaacatcagctcGATTGCGGCCAACAACTTTGGCAGCTTGACGAGTCTGCGTGAGTTATACTTAAGCTGGAACAGCATTCAGCAGCTGGACGCACAAGCGTTTCAGAGCTTGCCCCATCTGACGGTGCTCAGTCTGGAGCACAACAATCTGCACACGCTGCCATCGCAAATCTTTTCCCCGCTACTCGTGCTGGCTACGCTGGAGTTGTCGTGGAATCGCCAACTGAATCAGAGCATTGGCCAGGATGTCTACACCACCTTTGGCATCAATCAGAAGTTGCAGAAACTCCAGCTGGATGCGTGCAATCTGCAGGAACTTCAACTCCCCAGAACGGCGCCATTGATCGAGCTCTCGTTGCGTCGCAATCAATTCGAGCGTGTGCCCAGCCAGCTGCCCGCATCGCTGCACAGTCTGGACATCAGTGAGAATCGCCTGCAGCATTTGCAGCCGGAGGATACGCGTCATCTGTCCCAAATTCGTCAACTCTTCGTGGAGGACATGCCTCAGCTACGCAGCATCGATGCCCATTCGCTGGCCTCGCTTCATGCGGTGGAATCAATGAGTTTCCAGAACACACGCAGTCTCAACTATATTGATGGCGATGCCTTCGTTTCGGAGAGTGGAAATCAAACCCTGCCGCCTTTGAAATCGATCATATTTCGCGGCACTTTGGTGCGCAGTTTTAATGCCAGTTTGTCGCCGGTTTTTAGCAAACTCACCGAACTGGACCTCAACGGTGTGCCGCTTCATTGCGACTGCAAGCTAGAATGGCTCAAGAATCTGGACATCCAGACCAACGGACGTTGTCTGCTTCCAGCCAGAGTCCGTGGCATGCTCATCTCCTCGGTGCGCCGCGACGAGTTCAGCTGTGAAAAGTGGCCACGTTGGATCTATGGCATTATCATACTCGGACTGATTGCCCTTTGTGCCGCTGGCGTCTATCTGATTGTCATGGGTCTCCGACCACATCGAGGTGTCACAATGCGACGGAAGGTTGGAGCGGGCAGTCCTTATGCTCGTGTCACCATCGAACCCAATCGCCAGGAGAACGTACATTAA